The following proteins come from a genomic window of Flavobacterium eburneipallidum:
- a CDS encoding c-type cytochrome yields MKQLTLIVIVILVFSCKKESEESFGKPEVTATEEVVTNQTPEALGQEIFEGKGNCISCHQVDQKLIGPSLQEIAKIYKEKSGNMVGFFKGESEAIVDPSQFALMQANIELTKTFSDEELKALEGYIYSNLK; encoded by the coding sequence ATGAAACAACTAACATTAATAGTAATAGTTATTCTTGTATTTTCTTGTAAGAAAGAAAGTGAAGAATCCTTTGGAAAACCTGAAGTAACAGCAACTGAAGAAGTAGTTACTAATCAAACTCCAGAAGCTCTGGGACAAGAAATTTTCGAAGGCAAAGGAAATTGTATCTCCTGCCATCAAGTGGATCAAAAACTGATTGGGCCAAGTTTACAGGAAATTGCCAAAATCTATAAAGAGAAAAGTGGCAATATGGTTGGTTTTTTCAAAGGCGAAAGTGAAGCTATTGTCGATCCTTCTCAATTTGCTTTAATGCAAGCCAATATCGAATTAACAAAAACATTTTCAGACGAGGAACTGAAAGCTTTGGAAG